Proteins found in one Hydrotalea sp. genomic segment:
- the holA gene encoding DNA polymerase III subunit delta, translating into MASLPAYKVNDFIKNFARDVEKNSYRLWLLYGPEGGLSAERQDIITKSICPDKDPFRFSQLPQHVILDDPAKFFDEMLAMSFDGGKRLVVITEVDERLYEKALADFFKQPVGDNYLLLVAGNLDKRSQLRTMVEGAGFAIALPAYQDDEKTILQLLKEQLAFYNVRMTTEAQYWLSQQLGGNRLETKQLIEQICLYGIGGEELTLDAIRPFINVSHETVDKFINAVLTKDSARVVELQDKLRTEKIEPIQLIRRMMIELNRLQNIHDEVAGGGNLDSVIERLVPFFKNRPIVRKAVTSFRRDKLSFWRGKLLQLEDQTKSSLPGHLLTERFFLQLSKSRY; encoded by the coding sequence ATGGCGTCGTTACCAGCTTATAAAGTCAACGATTTTATAAAAAATTTTGCGCGCGATGTCGAAAAAAATTCCTATCGCCTATGGCTTCTTTATGGGCCAGAGGGCGGCCTTTCCGCCGAACGGCAAGATATAATTACAAAATCCATCTGCCCCGATAAAGACCCCTTTCGTTTCAGCCAACTGCCGCAACATGTCATCCTCGACGACCCGGCAAAATTTTTTGATGAAATGTTGGCCATGTCGTTCGACGGCGGCAAACGCTTGGTCGTCATCACCGAGGTTGACGAGCGATTATATGAAAAAGCCCTCGCCGATTTTTTTAAACAACCGGTCGGTGATAATTATTTGCTATTGGTCGCCGGCAATTTGGACAAACGTTCGCAATTGCGCACCATGGTTGAGGGCGCGGGCTTTGCCATCGCCCTGCCGGCTTACCAAGATGACGAAAAAACAATTTTGCAATTGCTGAAGGAGCAATTGGCATTTTATAACGTCCGCATGACAACGGAGGCGCAATATTGGTTGAGCCAACAACTTGGCGGCAATCGGTTGGAAACCAAACAACTCATCGAACAAATCTGTCTTTATGGTATTGGTGGTGAGGAATTAACGCTCGACGCCATTCGACCATTTATTAATGTCAGCCACGAAACGGTCGACAAATTTATCAACGCCGTCTTGACCAAGGATTCTGCGCGGGTTGTCGAGCTACAGGATAAATTGCGCACCGAAAAAATCGAACCCATCCAACTTATCCGCCGCATGATGATAGAATTAAACCGCTTGCAAAATATCCACGATGAGGTTGCGGGTGGCGGCAACCTTGATAGCGTTATCGAACGGCTGGTGCCATTTTTTAAAAATCGCCCGATAGTCAGAAAAGCCGTCACCAGTTTTCGCCGCGATAAATTATCTTTCTGGCGCGGTAAATTGTTGCAGTTGGAGGATCAAACCAAATCTTCCCTGCCCGGCCATTTGCTGACCGAGCGATTTTTTTTACAACTCAGCAAAAGCCGTTACTAA
- a CDS encoding YjbE family putative metal transport protein (Members of this highly hydrophobic protein family,regularly are found preceded by the yybP-ykoY manganese riboswitch (see RF00080). A metal cation transport function is proposed.) — protein MEHFLSPEVLAFVSVVLIDLVLSADNGLIVGLAAASLSPKNRKKAIAIGIVLATLFRLLFAGIAIELLKIPGMLLIGGVLLLYVSYKMWGDLRGEDHPLPKKNHVVKKQTAAKGKKSFASALWQITLADISMSLDNVLAVAGASREHPIIMAFGLGLSIVLMATVATMIASLLKKYPVIGYAGLAVVIYIAAKLTYQGANEVIPLVMGWL, from the coding sequence TTGATTGACTTGGTGTTGAGCGCGGATAATGGGCTGATTGTTGGCTTGGCGGCGGCGTCATTATCACCAAAAAACCGCAAAAAAGCCATCGCCATCGGGATTGTTTTGGCGACCCTATTCCGCTTGTTGTTTGCTGGCATTGCCATCGAGCTGTTAAAAATTCCCGGCATGTTGTTGATAGGCGGGGTGTTGTTGCTTTATGTTTCCTATAAAATGTGGGGCGATTTGCGGGGCGAGGATCACCCCTTGCCGAAAAAAAATCATGTTGTAAAAAAACAAACCGCGGCAAAAGGGAAAAAGTCATTTGCCAGCGCATTGTGGCAGATTACCCTGGCCGATATTTCCATGTCGCTTGATAATGTCTTGGCGGTGGCCGGCGCGTCGCGGGAGCACCCAATTATTATGGCATTCGGTCTTGGCCTGTCGATTGTTTTAATGGCGACGGTCGCGACCATGATAGCCTCGTTGTTAAAAAAATACCCAGTTATAGGTTACGCCGGCCTCGCCGTGGTTATTTATATCGCCGCGAAATTAACATACCAGGGGGCGAATGAAGTTATCCCGCTGGTGATGGGTTGGTTGTAA